The sequence tggaggccaagaatcccagcatctttcctGGTTCAGCAATAGCCTTTCACTTTTTCTAGTAGCCTTAAGCATAAGGTTAGATTCTTTATTTGACATCTCTCTTATTTCTtcaggtaggcttgtattgctgtaaacttccctcttaaaagTGTTTTTACTTAATCCCATAAGTTTTGAATGGTcacattttcattgtcatttgtttctaggtattttttttatttccttttgctgTCTTCAgtgacctgttggttatttaaagtgtgttgtttagcctccaggtgtttgtattttttacagttttcatttttccccctgtAATTAATAGCTAGTTTCATAGTGTTGTGGTTAGAAAAGATGGTTTATACAATTCcaatttgtttaaatttattgaggttgatttgtgactcaagatgtgatctgtcctggagaatgttctgtgcaCAACAGAAAAAAACTATGTTCTGCTGTTTGTTGATGGAATGttctgaagatatcaattaggttcATCTGGTATAATGTGTGATTTAAGGCTTAtacttccttattaatttttcattttctgccaggaTGATGTGTCCACTAGCATAAGTAGgatgttaaagtcccctactattactGTGCTACtgcaaatttctccttttatgatttttcttctatatatatatatatcatatcaatagatgtagacaaatcttttgacaaaattcaacacccatttatgataaaaactcttcagaaagtggACATAGgaggaatctacctcaacatcatgaaggccatatacaacaaatCCATAGCAAGCCTTATTTTCAatgttaaaaaactgaaaatatttcctctaagatcaggaataagacaagaggaacaactctcaccactattattcatcATAGTCTTGGAAGTCTTATTCACAGGGAtcctagctatggcaatcagagtagaaaaagaaatacaaggaatccaAATCAGAAAAGTAGAAGTAAATcttcactatttgcagatgacatgatactatatacagaaagccttaaagattccaccagaaaattactagagctaaccaatgaatataataaagtcataggatataaaattagcacACAGAAAACACGTGCATTCCTATAcaccaacaatgaaaaatcagaaggagAAGTTAAGggaacaatcccattcaccattgtgtTCTCTTTCTAGTATAAGGTTAGGTTCTTTATTTGATatctctcttgtttcttgaggcatgtttgtattactataaacttccctcttatgGACGGGACATATGCCCATCTACAGCAGATTCATGTTATGTttgatagaaaacagaaaattctgtaaaaaaattatccttcaattaaaaaattatttttttttgattgaaaaaacatttctctcttagaattgcttttacttcatcccataggttttgggtggttgtgttttcattatcatttgtttctcAGTATTTTTGTTTCTAGGTATATAATATACCATATTCTTGGATTTGTTTTTAGGTGTATCATATACCACGTtattggattagaagaatcaatatagtgaaaatgactatactacccaaagcaatctacagattcaatgcaatccctatcgaattaccaatggtatttttcaagaactagaataaataatttcacaattggtatgtaaacacaaaagatcccagatagccaaagcaatcttgaagaagaaaaatggaactggaagaatcaaccttcttaacttcagactacactacaaagctacaatcatcaagacagtattttgtactagcacaaaaacagaaatatagatcaatggaaccaaatagaaagtccagagataaatccacacacccatGGACACCCGTCTTTAACAAActaggcaaaaatatacaatgaagaaaagatagcCTATTTGacaattggtgctgggaaaatggatcaactatgtgtaaaaaaaaaaaatgaaactagaacaggttctaacatcatacacaaaaataaactcaaaataaatgaaagatttaaatgtaaggccagaaactataaagctcttagagtaAAACATAGGAAGTACACTTTTTGGCAttatatcacagcaggatcctctttgacccacctcctagagtaatgaaaataaaaacagaagtaaacaaatgggacttaattaaacttaaaagattttatacatcaaaggaaacaataagcaaggTTAAAAAACagccctcagaatgagagaaaataattgaaaatgaaacaattgacaaaggattaattttcaaaatatgcaagcagctcatgcagcaaaataccagaaaaacaaacaacccaatcaaaaaatgggcataagacttaaacaggcatttctacaagaaaacatacagatggccaagaaagacatgaaaagatgctcaatatcattcatttttagagaaatgcaagtcaaaactacaatgaggtattacttcatactggtcagaatgggcatcatttaaaaacctacaaataataaatgctggagaggatgtggaaaaagggGAACCCTCTTGTACTCCTGGTGGAAATAAAAAGTGATTcaaccactacagagaacagtatgatgatttctttaaaaactaggaatggaattaccatatgaccaagcaatcccactactgagcatataTCCTgaaaaaatcataattgaaaGAGATGTGTGTACACCAGTGTCTGCTGCAGCACTTTTTACAGTAGGTAGGACATGGAAgtcacctagatgtccatcaacagatgaatggatacagaaattgtgttacatacatataatagaatgttgttgcttagtcgctcagttgtgcccaactctttgtgattccatggattgtagctctccaggtttctctgtccttgggatttcccaggcaagaatacaggagtgggttgtcatttccttctccagaggaatgaAATGTTACTCAGCTTTAAGAAaggacacatttgagtcagtcctaatgaggtagatgaacctagagcctattttaGAGAGTGAattaaagtcagaaagagaaagataaatattgtatattaatgcatgtgcatgtaatctagaaagatggtactgatgaacctatctgcagggcagcaatggagacacaaacatagagaacagacttgtgaacacagtgtGGAAGGAAGAGGGTGAAATGAgtagagagtagcatggaaatatATACGTTACCATAGGTAAAATAGATAGTCAGTGGGAATTTCTATGTGACACAGAAAGCTCAACTCagggttctgtgacaacctagagggatgggatggagtggAAGAgtgaggggacacatgtatacctgtggctgaaaagatgctcaacatgtaTGCTCTGCCATAggggttgatgtatggcagaaaccagcagaatattgtaaagcaattatcttcaaataaaaatttaaaaaaaagaatttctgaaaataattaacttcattttgttattttgtaaCTTTCTTAACATCTTTTGACCAGAAATTCAATTTTTTCTTGAGTGTGACAagaaagatcagccctgggatttctttgaaaggaataatgctgaagctgaaactccagtactcatgcaaagagttgactcattggaaaagactctgatgctgggagggattgggggcaggaggagaaggggatgacagaggatgagatggctggatggcatcactgactcgatggacgtgagtctgagtgaactccgggagttggtgatggacaaggaagcctggcgtgctgcgattcgtggggtcgcaaagagttggacacgactgagcaactgaactgtactgaactgaaccttactgTAGCAGAGAGGAGGATCTAATCTCTCCAACACAGCATGGCAATACATTCTTATTCTTCCTTAGTTGGCACAAGTGGCAAACACTGAATAACTTCTGAAAGTGTGGCCCACTTTAATTTGGGGCCCCAATTCTGACATAGTCCAGTGAATATGCCCCATTCAGTAACTCATGAGCAGTAAGGCAAACTTTCccatcaaggaaaaaaatgttgaatAGTCTTaacctctttctttttccttttatttcacaaATCCTGCTCATAGTGCCAATTTatgttttgctgaaagttttacttttgttttaggatccaaggatttgttaacaaaagaaGCCATTCATCACACATGataaataatttcaatatttaatagaggattatttgacttaatttcaatatataatcattaaaagaaaagataaatagaaataaaagaaaagagtaaGAGCATATATACCACCAAATTTGGCAGACCAACATTCAGATTAAAACAGTGTAGGGAAATCCATTGTTGACAGCAATCTGGAGTCCCAGTAGAGAGATCCTGGGCGGTGTGACCTCAGCAGGGGCAAGATTCCAAATTTCAGATTTAGGGGTTCCCTCATATAATCCTATGCCAAAAAATTATATCATCATCAGTTTGTGTGCAAGCATGCAGTTATGATTTTACTTTAAACTTTTGctttttacaatgctgtttgttttatcTACAGGATTTCATTATGCCCCAGGCAGTTGGCCAGACCTCCAGGAGCCATTCTAAGATGCACTCCCTTTCTTATCTAAAACTCCTCTTGACTTGCTGAGCTTCTGAACTGGCAGGGAATCCAGTCAGTGTCCCGGCAGGTCTGAAGCAAGGTCAGGACCTGCTCAATTTCTTCTGAAGCCTGAATAAGATTTCTCCATTTTAGTTTCTCTAACAATTTTATACCTAAGTGGTATTTcccattatgtactctgcatatggcttcccagatggtgctagtgataaagaacccactgccgatgcaggagacataagaaatgtaggttctatccctggattgggaagatgccctggagaggggcatggcaacccactccagtatccttgcctggagaattccataaaatttCCTTTACTCTGGTCACAACTCAAGGTTTTCATTCTGCTCACCTTTAAACATCCAAATAAGCAATGATTCAATTATTCTTTTCTCTAACTAGCtgtcaactgaaaaacaaaatgcataaTGTGAGAATTGCAAGGTAAGTTTTATTGGGGTGAAATAAGGACTGCCACCTGGGAGATAGCACCTCAGATAACTCTAAGAAACTGCTCCAAAAGGTAGAGGGAAAggatagtatatatatatgattttggttAAGAGGGGAGTGCAATTAAGCaaatgcaatcaagcacatattttttgtaGAAAGTTTCTACTGGTCTCTGAAGCTTTTCCTAGTCCTGAGAATCATTATCCagaattttagtgcttttctagatatgaggagacgcaagaattgggctcataaaatcagttccTGAGAATATCTGACTATGTGAAGACTtgtcctgccagttttcccagagcacagagcgcGTCATTTCTGCTCTCTACCCTGAACTACTTCAGGGGATGTTGGAGATCAACAACAGCACCAGCAGTAGCACATGATTTAGTCCTTACAGAGGTGGAAGGCAAGTGCCTGTGTGTGTCAttgttgctcagttctgtctgactctttctgaccccatggactgcatcccaccagggttctctgtccatggaattctctccaggcaagagtactggagtgggtagccattcccttcttcatggaatttcccaacccagggatcaaacccgggtctattgcactgaaggcagattactgtctgagccaccagggaagcacaagtgCCCATGACCAGTGCCAATTTGCAGTTGACACAGTGTTCATTTAACCCAACTATGAGACAAACAAGATTCTGAAGGCTAAAAATGTAGAATAAATAGGGCAGATATAATTAAAACTCTAGATATGAACAAACACAAATTTTGTTATGCATAAACTATGTTTTATAGCATATATATGAGCACAGTATAAAATAAGTTGTTCTCCAAAAAGAAGCAACATATCTCTAGCTACTGATTTAAGACATCTCTGGGTCTGATTTTCTCTAGCATTATGACTGGAAAATTTTATCTGAACCGTGGCCTCTAAGATGTCATCTCCATTGTGAGTTTCTCCATTATAGGaagtgttttctctcttttttccctctagtATTTGCGGCTTCCTGCTGTTCGGCACTGTCACAGATGATGTCAGTGAAGAATACAAATTCAACCTCTGACTTTATCCTCCTGGGGCTTCTGGTCAACAGTAAATTCACAGGGATTGTCTTTGCAGTTATTTTGGCTATTTTTGTGGTGGCCGTAACTGCAAATCTGGTCATGATATTCTTGATTCACAGAGACTCTCatctccacacccccatgtactttcTGCTCAGCCAACTGTCTATCATGGACACCCTTTTCATTTGTACTACAGTCCCAAAGCTTCTAGTCAACATGGTTTCTAATGAGAAGACCATTTCCTTTGTGGCCTGTGGCATCCAGCTCTTCCTGTACTTAACCATGATGGGAACAGAGTTCTTCCTGTTGGGCCTCATGGcttatgaccgctatgtggctGTCTGCAACCCTCTTAGGTACCCCCTGTTGATGAACCGCAGAGTGTGTCTCCTTCTGGCTGCTGGTGCCTGGTTTGGTGGGTCCCTGGATGGCTTTCTGCTCACCCCTATCACCATGAATGTCCCCTACTGTGGATCCCGCATCATCGATCATTTCTTCTGTGAGATCCCTGCTGTTCTCAAATTGGCCTGTGCTGACACATCCTTGTATGAAACCTTGATGTACATCTGCTGTGTGCTCGTGTTGCTCATCCCCATCTGTATTATCTCAGCCTCCTACTCCCTCATTTTGCTGACTGTCTACCGCATGCGCTCTGCTGAAGGCCGGAAAAAGGCCTTTACCACTTGTTCTTCCCACTTGACTGTAGTCAGCATTTTCTATGGGGCTGCCTTCTACACTTATGTGCTGCCCAAGTCATTTCACACTCCTGAGCAAGACAAGGTAGTATCAGCTTTCTATACCGTTGTCACACTCACGCTCAATCCTCTTttcgaacctatggactgtagctgccaggctcctctgtccatgggattctcca is a genomic window of Ovis canadensis isolate MfBH-ARS-UI-01 breed Bighorn chromosome 5, ARS-UI_OviCan_v2, whole genome shotgun sequence containing:
- the LOC138441593 gene encoding olfactory receptor 2T11-like translates to MSVKNTNSTSDFILLGLLVNSKFTGIVFAVILAIFVVAVTANLVMIFLIHRDSHLHTPMYFLLSQLSIMDTLFICTTVPKLLVNMVSNEKTISFVACGIQLFLYLTMMGTEFFLLGLMAYDRYVAVCNPLRYPLLMNRRVCLLLAAGAWFGGSLDGFLLTPITMNVPYCGSRIIDHFFCEIPAVLKLACADTSLYETLMYICCVLVLLIPICIISASYSLILLTVYRMRSAEGRKKAFTTCSSHLTVVSIFYGAAFYTYVLPKSFHTPEQDKVVSAFYTVVTLTLNPLFEPMDFVEHRVGAGYQETNHTFNGLELLNSYLLDLQGEKKRRDFINHQ